In the Variovorax sp. S12S4 genome, one interval contains:
- a CDS encoding type II secretion system F family protein — protein sequence MFQNLVGDTLITLSVLVFVTVLLVIEGLYMLWRAYRGPDAQKIGKRLQALSAASDRVAQTRLVKDRVLSDAPWMQRVLLKLPRAHRLDRFILQAGLEWTVSHVLLACALSGMVVFAAMVSLANQPAWIALLVGAAGAAVPLLYLNHRRSRRLAHLERQLPDALDLVTRALRAGHSFASSVQMIGEEMSEPIAGEFRMVADEVGFGVSLQQALTNMSERVPLTDLRYFVVSVLIQRDSGGNLTEVLGNLSKLIRDRLKLLARVRVLSSEGRLSAWILGLMPFALAVLMNTFNPEFMSPLWTDPIGITAVKYMLGLMVIGVLILRKIVKIRV from the coding sequence ATGTTCCAGAACCTGGTTGGCGACACGCTCATTACCCTGTCGGTGCTGGTCTTCGTGACGGTGCTGCTGGTGATCGAAGGCCTCTACATGCTCTGGCGCGCATACCGCGGCCCCGATGCGCAGAAGATCGGCAAGCGGCTGCAGGCGCTGTCGGCCGCCAGCGACCGCGTTGCGCAAACCCGGCTCGTGAAGGACCGGGTGCTCAGCGACGCACCGTGGATGCAACGCGTTCTGCTGAAGCTTCCGCGGGCCCACCGCCTGGACCGCTTCATTCTCCAGGCCGGGCTGGAGTGGACGGTATCCCACGTGCTGTTGGCCTGCGCGCTGTCGGGCATGGTCGTTTTCGCGGCGATGGTGTCGCTCGCAAACCAGCCCGCCTGGATCGCCTTGCTCGTGGGCGCAGCCGGCGCGGCGGTGCCGCTGCTCTACCTGAATCACCGGCGCAGCCGCCGCCTGGCGCATCTTGAGCGGCAATTGCCGGACGCACTCGACCTGGTGACGCGCGCACTGCGCGCGGGCCATTCGTTCGCGAGCAGCGTGCAGATGATCGGTGAGGAAATGTCCGAGCCCATCGCCGGCGAGTTCCGCATGGTGGCCGACGAGGTCGGCTTCGGCGTTTCGCTGCAGCAGGCGCTCACGAACATGAGCGAGCGCGTTCCGCTTACCGACCTTCGCTACTTCGTGGTGTCGGTGCTGATCCAGCGCGACTCCGGCGGCAACCTGACCGAGGTGCTCGGCAACCTGAGCAAGCTCATCCGCGACCGCCTCAAGCTGCTGGCGCGGGTGCGGGTGCTGTCGTCGGAAGGGCGCCTGTCGGCCTGGATCCTCGGGCTTATGCCCTTCGCCCTTGCAGTGCTCATGAACACCTTCAATCCGGAGTTCATGTCGCCGCTGTGGACCGATCCGATCGGCATCACGGCAGTCAAGTACATGCTGGGCTTGATGGTGATCGGCGTGCTGATCCTGCGCAAGATTGTGAAGATTCGTGTCTGA
- a CDS encoding type II secretion system F family protein produces the protein MLLPILVFVTVSLAIGGFAVWMLPTRTEQRLRAVAPSSGKSAWTETAVKIVGPFAQLSSPTGDGETSPLRLKFLNAGIRHPDASLFYFGLKTLLPLGFAGLAFVAVRAAGADDGVTTLLWLAVVALFGCYLPNIVLRMMIKERQRDIFENFPDAADLMLVCVEAGLGLDAALVKVTEEIRVKSEALAQELHWTNLEMRAGGTREKSLHNLALRTGVEEIGTFATMLTQADRFGTSVGESLRVFSDDLRHKRQVRAEELAAKVPTKMLLPLVLCIFPCISMVILTPAAIRVIRIISPMLSGGL, from the coding sequence ATGCTGCTTCCCATCCTCGTTTTCGTGACCGTGTCTCTTGCCATCGGCGGATTCGCGGTCTGGATGCTACCCACGCGCACCGAGCAGCGCCTGAGGGCGGTGGCGCCTTCTTCGGGCAAGTCGGCCTGGACCGAAACCGCCGTCAAGATCGTCGGCCCTTTCGCCCAGCTGTCTTCGCCCACGGGCGATGGCGAGACGTCTCCGCTGCGGCTGAAGTTCCTGAACGCGGGCATCCGCCACCCGGACGCGAGCCTTTTCTACTTCGGCTTGAAGACGCTGCTGCCGCTGGGCTTTGCGGGGCTCGCCTTTGTGGCGGTACGCGCGGCAGGCGCGGACGACGGAGTCACGACCTTGCTGTGGCTGGCGGTGGTGGCGTTGTTCGGCTGCTATCTGCCCAACATCGTGCTGCGCATGATGATCAAGGAGCGACAACGCGACATCTTCGAGAATTTCCCCGATGCCGCCGACCTGATGCTGGTGTGCGTCGAGGCAGGCCTGGGGCTGGACGCCGCGCTGGTCAAGGTCACGGAGGAAATTCGCGTCAAGAGCGAGGCCCTGGCGCAGGAGCTGCACTGGACCAACCTCGAGATGCGCGCAGGCGGCACGCGCGAGAAGTCGCTGCACAACCTTGCGCTTCGTACCGGCGTGGAAGAAATCGGAACCTTCGCGACCATGCTGACCCAGGCCGACCGCTTCGGCACCAGCGTGGGCGAGTCGCTGCGCGTGTTCTCGGACGACCTGCGCCACAAGCGCCAGGTTCGCGCGGAAGAGCTTGCCGCGAAGGTCCCGACCAAGATGCTGCTGCCACTGGTGCTGTGCATCTTTCCGTGCATCTCGATGGTCATCCTGACGCCCGCGGCCATCCGGGTGATTCGCATCATCTCGCCGATGCTCAGTGGCGGGCTTTGA
- a CDS encoding response regulator produces the protein MQPATTTQPIGVMLVDDHQTMLWGLSRLIDGEQPRMKVVATANCCEDALERTGQFAPDVIVLDLDLGGRSALDILPMLLSNEVSRALILTGERSQQTLDLAVLRGARGVLHKDASAEQVLDAIERVHKGELCVDPQAMSRVFSELTAPRKPAKVNPEAARLASLTQKERQVIQAVVQGSGAPNKTLASRLFVTEHTFRNHLTSIYQKLGVANRLELYIYAIKHQLDAAPH, from the coding sequence ATGCAACCCGCTACCACCACCCAGCCCATCGGCGTCATGCTCGTGGACGACCACCAGACCATGCTGTGGGGCCTGTCGAGACTGATCGACGGCGAGCAGCCGCGCATGAAGGTCGTTGCCACGGCCAACTGCTGCGAAGACGCGCTGGAGCGAACCGGGCAATTCGCGCCCGACGTGATCGTGCTCGACCTGGACCTGGGTGGCCGGTCTGCCCTGGACATTCTTCCGATGTTGCTGTCGAACGAGGTGTCGCGTGCGCTCATCCTCACCGGGGAGCGCAGCCAGCAGACGTTGGATCTCGCAGTGCTGCGCGGCGCAAGGGGCGTGCTGCACAAGGACGCTTCTGCGGAGCAGGTGCTCGACGCAATCGAGCGCGTGCACAAGGGCGAGCTGTGCGTCGACCCGCAGGCCATGAGCCGTGTTTTCTCGGAACTGACCGCGCCCAGGAAGCCCGCGAAGGTCAACCCCGAAGCAGCCAGGCTGGCCAGCCTCACGCAGAAGGAGCGGCAGGTCATCCAGGCGGTCGTCCAGGGCAGCGGCGCGCCCAACAAGACGCTGGCTTCGCGGCTCTTCGTGACCGAGCACACGTTCCGCAACCATCTCACGTCGATCTACCAGAAGCTGGGCGTGGCGAACCGGCTCGAGCTGTACATCTACGCCATCAAGCACCAGCTCGACGCCGCGCCTCACTGA
- a CDS encoding sensor histidine kinase: MPATSFDPDCGTDFNLTADAVMVARMRLVLSISAVLAVAVDAGEAQRHISSPMWLAFASYLLYSVSVYICTRTGQRYFRGKAIHWFDVLWFTVLIFVTGGLPSLYFLFYFFVILTSSFRWGYEEGARVTMASVASFAACSLATGTDTYTPQLLMRTTFLLALGHMIGHWGGSKVELRRRLSLLGQVSRLSNPRFGVNRTIASTMERTLDFFKASHCILLMRDSETGSWVMRTLKEGDAADAVSVETINRISDSPLMALSGERIVLNNRRPWPLNWLRAEGHACEPRNHRWFALDEHGARRSSAVAAMLEARSFMSAPLPMRLGEGRVFVSSRDGQFRKSDALFLAHIMGHVFPVIETIEVLDRMASEAASKERLKISLDLHDTAIQPYIGLKLGLSALRKKAAADNPLIDDLEKLASMAESVVTDLRRYAGAVKHGGDARCEFILPHLHKQAARIKTLYGIDIAILLESDVHLDDRMTAEVLQLVREGLNNICKHTHAHRGCIRIGCTNGKLHIRIENESCGTEFANFRPRSISERAAALGGRAQVTQGAGGATAVLVEIPI, translated from the coding sequence GTGCCAGCCACCTCCTTCGACCCGGACTGCGGGACCGACTTCAACCTTACCGCCGACGCGGTCATGGTTGCAAGGATGCGGTTGGTGCTGTCGATCTCCGCCGTGCTGGCGGTCGCGGTTGACGCAGGCGAGGCACAAAGGCACATCAGCAGCCCCATGTGGCTGGCATTCGCCAGCTACCTGCTCTACAGCGTCAGTGTTTACATCTGCACACGCACAGGACAGCGCTATTTCCGGGGCAAGGCGATCCACTGGTTCGATGTGCTGTGGTTCACGGTGCTCATATTCGTAACGGGCGGTCTTCCGAGCCTTTACTTTCTCTTCTACTTCTTCGTCATCCTCACTTCGTCGTTCCGCTGGGGCTATGAAGAAGGCGCCAGGGTGACGATGGCCTCCGTGGCGTCGTTCGCCGCCTGCAGCCTGGCCACCGGTACCGACACCTACACGCCGCAGTTACTCATGCGCACCACGTTCCTGCTGGCGCTGGGGCACATGATCGGCCACTGGGGTGGATCGAAGGTCGAGTTGCGGCGGCGCCTCTCGCTGCTGGGTCAGGTAAGCCGGCTGTCGAACCCCCGGTTCGGCGTGAACCGCACGATTGCCAGCACCATGGAAAGAACGCTCGACTTCTTCAAGGCGAGCCACTGCATCCTGCTGATGCGGGATTCGGAAACCGGCAGCTGGGTCATGCGCACTCTCAAGGAAGGCGATGCGGCGGACGCCGTCAGCGTCGAGACGATCAACCGCATTTCCGACTCGCCGCTCATGGCGCTGTCCGGAGAACGCATCGTGCTGAACAACCGCCGGCCCTGGCCGCTGAACTGGCTGCGGGCCGAGGGCCATGCCTGCGAGCCGCGCAACCACCGCTGGTTTGCGCTGGACGAACACGGAGCACGCCGCAGTTCGGCCGTTGCCGCAATGCTGGAGGCCCGCTCCTTCATGAGCGCACCGCTGCCGATGCGGCTGGGCGAGGGCCGGGTCTTCGTGTCGTCTCGCGACGGGCAATTCCGCAAGTCCGACGCGCTGTTCCTGGCGCACATCATGGGACACGTCTTCCCGGTGATCGAAACCATCGAGGTGCTGGACCGGATGGCTTCGGAAGCAGCTTCGAAGGAGCGCCTGAAGATCTCGCTGGACCTGCACGACACGGCAATCCAGCCCTATATCGGCCTCAAGCTGGGGCTGAGCGCCCTGCGCAAGAAGGCGGCTGCCGACAACCCGCTGATCGACGACCTTGAAAAGCTGGCAAGCATGGCCGAGAGCGTGGTGACCGACCTGCGGCGCTATGCCGGCGCCGTCAAGCACGGCGGCGACGCGCGTTGCGAGTTCATTCTTCCGCACCTGCACAAGCAGGCGGCGCGCATCAAGACGCTCTATGGGATCGACATTGCGATCCTGCTCGAAAGCGACGTCCACCTGGACGACCGTATGACGGCCGAAGTGCTTCAGCTGGTGCGCGAGGGGCTGAACAACATCTGCAAGCACACGCACGCACATCGCGGCTGCATCCGTATCGGCTGCACGAACGGCAAGCTGCACATCCGGATCGAAAACGAGAGCTGCGGCACGGAGTTCGCGAACTTCCGCCCCCGCTCCATCAGCGAACGCGCGGCGGCCCTTGGCGGCCGCGCGCAAGTCACCCAGGGCGCGGGCGGCGCCACGGCCGTTCTGGTCGAAATACCCATCTGA
- a CDS encoding alpha/beta hydrolase: MASHDPAWLEGMYNNLARVKDHPAYFKRWAGDSVAAREALAGRIDVPYGQGINETLDIFPAPVPGAPVLVFIHGGYWRAMDKRDHSFIAPAFNDRGVCVVMPNYALCPGTAEQPVTVPGILMQMVRALEWTWRNAASFGADPSRITVAGHSAGGHMAAALLACNWKAVAPDLPAQVVRNALSISGLYDLRPLQRTPFLANVLKLSDADALRASPALWPAPARGQLHAVVGGDESEEFLRHNELIREAWGRNTVPVCETLPGLNHFRVVDALADPAHALHRQAVQLLET, from the coding sequence ATGGCATCGCACGACCCCGCCTGGCTGGAAGGCATGTACAACAACCTCGCGAGGGTGAAAGACCACCCTGCGTACTTCAAGCGATGGGCAGGCGATTCCGTTGCCGCGCGCGAGGCTCTCGCCGGCCGGATCGACGTGCCCTACGGCCAGGGCATCAACGAAACGCTCGACATCTTTCCCGCCCCCGTGCCCGGTGCGCCGGTGCTGGTGTTCATTCATGGCGGCTATTGGCGTGCGATGGACAAGCGCGACCATTCCTTCATTGCGCCCGCATTCAACGACCGCGGCGTGTGCGTGGTTATGCCCAACTACGCGCTGTGCCCCGGAACGGCGGAGCAGCCCGTGACCGTGCCGGGCATCCTCATGCAGATGGTGCGTGCGCTCGAGTGGACCTGGCGGAACGCCGCGAGCTTTGGCGCGGACCCGTCGCGCATTACCGTGGCCGGGCATTCGGCCGGCGGTCACATGGCGGCCGCGCTGCTCGCCTGCAACTGGAAGGCGGTTGCGCCCGATCTTCCGGCGCAAGTGGTGCGCAATGCGTTGTCGATCTCGGGCCTTTACGACCTTCGGCCGCTGCAGCGCACGCCGTTCCTCGCGAACGTGCTCAAGCTCAGCGATGCGGACGCGTTGCGCGCCAGCCCGGCGCTGTGGCCGGCCCCGGCGCGCGGCCAGCTGCATGCGGTGGTGGGCGGCGATGAGAGCGAGGAGTTCCTGCGCCACAACGAGTTGATCCGCGAGGCATGGGGCCGAAACACCGTGCCCGTGTGCGAAACGCTGCCGGGCCTGAACCACTTCCGCGTCGTCGATGCATTGGCGGACCCCGCCCACGCGCTGCACCGCCAGGCGGTGCAACTCCTGGAGACTTGA
- a CDS encoding GMP reductase — MQIFDYDNILLLPRKCRVESRSECDTSVTLGARSFRLPVVPANMKTVVDESICFWLAQNGYFYVMHRFDLDNVKFVKEMQGKGVFASISLGVKKPDYDTVDKLAAEGLVPEYITIDIAHGHADSVKNMIGYLKQKLPGSFVIAGNVGTPEAVIDLENWGADATKVGIGPGKVCITKLKTGFGTGGWQLSALKWCARVATKPIIADGGIRDHGDIAKSVRFGASMVMIGSLFAGHEESPGKTVEVDGVLFKEYYGSASDFNKGEYKHVEGKRILEPIKGKLADTLVEMEQDVQSSISYAGGRALMDIRKVNYVTLGGDNAGEHLLM; from the coding sequence ATGCAGATTTTCGATTACGACAACATCCTTTTGCTTCCGCGCAAGTGCCGCGTGGAAAGCCGCTCGGAGTGCGACACCAGCGTGACGCTGGGTGCGCGCAGCTTCCGCCTGCCGGTGGTGCCGGCCAACATGAAGACGGTGGTCGACGAGTCGATCTGCTTCTGGCTTGCGCAGAACGGCTACTTCTACGTGATGCACCGCTTCGACCTGGACAACGTCAAGTTCGTCAAGGAAATGCAGGGCAAGGGCGTGTTCGCCTCCATCTCGCTGGGCGTGAAGAAGCCCGACTACGACACGGTCGACAAGCTGGCGGCCGAGGGCCTGGTGCCCGAATACATCACGATCGACATTGCGCACGGCCACGCCGACAGCGTGAAGAACATGATCGGCTACCTGAAGCAGAAGCTGCCAGGCTCCTTCGTGATCGCCGGCAATGTAGGCACGCCCGAAGCCGTGATCGACCTGGAGAACTGGGGCGCCGACGCCACCAAGGTCGGCATCGGTCCGGGCAAGGTGTGCATCACCAAGCTCAAGACGGGTTTCGGCACGGGCGGCTGGCAGCTTTCGGCGCTCAAGTGGTGCGCGCGCGTGGCCACCAAGCCGATCATTGCGGACGGCGGCATTCGCGACCACGGCGACATTGCCAAGAGCGTGCGCTTCGGCGCGTCGATGGTGATGATCGGCTCGCTCTTCGCGGGCCATGAGGAATCGCCGGGCAAGACGGTCGAAGTCGACGGCGTGCTCTTCAAGGAGTACTACGGCTCGGCCAGCGACTTCAACAAGGGCGAATACAAGCACGTCGAGGGCAAGCGCATCCTCGAGCCCATCAAGGGCAAGCTGGCCGACACGCTGGTAGAGATGGAGCAGGATGTGCAGAGCTCCATCAGCTACGCCGGCGGCCGTGCGCTGATGGACATCCGGAAGGTCAACTACGTCACGCTGGGCGGCGACAACGCGGGCGAGCACCTGCTGATGTAG
- a CDS encoding UvrD-helicase domain-containing protein: MLFNEPAADANPLELPLLQNLNPEQRAAVTLPAGNALILAGAGSGKTRVLTTRIAWLLQTGQVSAGGILAVTFTNKAAKEMMTRLTAMLPVNVRGMWIGTFHGLCNRLLRAHWKLANLPSTFQILDTQDQLSAIKRLMKQFNVDDERFPAKQTQWFIAGAKEDGLRPRDVEIRSDDDRKKVELYQLYEEQCQREGVVDFGELMLRSYELLRDNDPVREHYQRRFRHILIDEFQDTNRLQYAWIKMLSGNTVAGQFTPGEQNSVIAVGDDDQSIYAFRGARVGNMADFVREFDVQHQIKLEQNYRSYSNILDSANELISHNKKRLGKNLRTDQGPGEPVRVYESPTDLAEAQWMVEEMRQLVRDGFDRKEMAVLYRSNAQSRVIETALFNASVPYRVYGGLRFFERAEIKHALAYLRLLENKDDDTSFLRVVNFPPRGIGARTLEQLQDAARTAGRSLHDAVSVVGGKAGANLTGFVAKIDVLREQTQGVSLREIIELVLDHSGLVEHYKADREGADRIENLEELVNAAESFVTQEGFGRDAVALPIDELRQSPASQGIDLTRPVVDEPLAPDAETGETLSPLAAFLTHAALESGDNQAQAGQDAVQLMTVHAAKGLEFDCVFITGMEEGLFPHENSMSDFESLEEERRLMYVAITRARKRLYLSHSQTRMLHGQTRYNVKSRFFEELPEGALKWLTPKNQAFTPSAFGYGGGYASTRGGGGSYSSGGGYGSSKDTFASPPVPPQKTAPSHGLRSGMQVFHNKFGEGTVLSLEGTGDDARAQVKFTRHGVKWLALSVAKLTPV; encoded by the coding sequence ATGTTGTTTAACGAACCTGCGGCTGATGCCAACCCCCTGGAACTGCCGCTGCTGCAGAACCTGAACCCGGAGCAGCGCGCCGCGGTCACCCTTCCCGCGGGCAATGCCCTCATCCTGGCCGGCGCCGGCTCGGGCAAGACCCGGGTGCTGACCACCCGCATCGCCTGGCTGCTCCAGACCGGCCAGGTTTCCGCCGGCGGCATCCTGGCCGTGACCTTCACCAACAAGGCCGCCAAGGAAATGATGACGCGGCTCACGGCCATGCTGCCGGTCAATGTGCGGGGCATGTGGATCGGCACCTTCCACGGCCTGTGCAACCGCCTTTTGCGCGCGCACTGGAAGCTGGCCAACCTGCCTTCCACCTTCCAGATCCTCGACACGCAAGACCAGCTTTCGGCCATCAAGCGGCTGATGAAGCAGTTCAACGTGGACGACGAGCGTTTTCCGGCCAAGCAGACGCAGTGGTTCATTGCCGGTGCCAAGGAAGACGGGCTGCGCCCGCGCGACGTGGAAATCCGCAGCGACGACGACCGCAAGAAGGTCGAGCTGTACCAGCTCTACGAAGAACAGTGCCAGCGCGAAGGCGTGGTCGATTTCGGCGAGCTCATGCTGCGCAGCTACGAACTGCTGCGCGACAACGACCCGGTGCGCGAGCACTACCAGCGGCGCTTCCGCCACATCCTGATCGACGAGTTCCAGGACACCAACCGGCTGCAGTACGCGTGGATCAAGATGCTTTCGGGCAACACGGTGGCGGGCCAGTTCACGCCGGGCGAGCAGAACAGCGTGATTGCGGTGGGCGACGACGACCAGAGCATCTACGCCTTTCGCGGCGCGCGCGTGGGCAACATGGCCGACTTCGTGCGCGAGTTCGACGTGCAGCACCAGATCAAGCTCGAGCAGAACTACCGCAGCTACAGCAACATTCTCGATTCGGCCAACGAGCTCATCAGCCACAACAAGAAGCGCCTGGGCAAGAACCTGCGCACCGACCAAGGCCCCGGCGAGCCGGTGCGCGTGTACGAGTCGCCCACCGACCTGGCCGAGGCGCAGTGGATGGTCGAGGAAATGCGGCAGCTCGTGCGCGACGGCTTCGACCGCAAGGAAATGGCCGTGCTCTACCGCAGCAATGCGCAGAGCCGGGTGATCGAAACGGCGCTCTTCAATGCCTCGGTGCCGTACCGCGTGTACGGCGGCCTGCGCTTCTTCGAGCGGGCTGAAATCAAGCACGCGCTGGCCTATTTGCGCCTGCTCGAGAACAAGGACGACGACACCAGCTTCCTGCGCGTGGTCAACTTTCCGCCGCGCGGCATCGGCGCGCGCACGCTCGAGCAGCTGCAGGACGCGGCGCGCACTGCCGGCCGCTCGCTGCACGATGCGGTGAGCGTTGTCGGCGGCAAGGCGGGGGCGAACCTTACGGGCTTCGTCGCCAAGATCGACGTGCTGCGCGAGCAGACGCAGGGCGTCAGCCTGCGCGAGATCATCGAGCTGGTGCTCGACCACAGCGGCCTTGTCGAACACTACAAGGCCGACCGCGAAGGCGCCGACCGCATCGAGAATCTGGAAGAACTGGTGAACGCGGCCGAGAGCTTCGTCACTCAGGAAGGCTTCGGCCGCGATGCGGTGGCACTGCCCATCGACGAACTGCGGCAGTCGCCCGCCAGCCAGGGCATTGACCTGACCCGCCCCGTGGTCGACGAGCCGCTGGCGCCCGACGCCGAAACCGGCGAAACGCTGAGCCCGCTGGCCGCGTTCCTCACGCACGCGGCGCTCGAATCGGGCGACAACCAGGCACAGGCCGGGCAGGACGCCGTCCAGCTGATGACCGTTCACGCGGCCAAGGGCCTGGAGTTCGACTGTGTGTTCATCACCGGCATGGAAGAGGGCCTGTTCCCGCACGAAAACTCGATGAGCGATTTCGAAAGCCTCGAGGAAGAGCGCCGCCTGATGTACGTGGCCATTACCCGCGCGCGCAAGCGCCTGTACCTGAGCCATTCGCAAACGCGCATGCTGCACGGCCAAACGCGCTACAACGTGAAGAGCCGTTTCTTCGAAGAACTGCCCGAAGGCGCGCTCAAGTGGCTCACGCCCAAGAACCAGGCGTTCACGCCGTCGGCCTTCGGCTACGGCGGCGGCTACGCGAGCACGCGCGGCGGTGGCGGCAGCTACAGCAGCGGTGGCGGGTACGGCAGCAGCAAGGACACATTCGCGAGCCCGCCGGTGCCGCCGCAGAAAACCGCACCGTCGCACGGCCTGCGGTCGGGCATGCAGGTATTTCACAACAAGTTCGGCGAAGGCACCGTGCTGTCGCTCGAAGGCACGGGCGACGATGCGCGCGCGCAGGTCAAGTTCACGCGGCATGGCGTCAAGTGGCTTGCGCTGTCGGTCGCCAAGCTCACGCCGGTGTAA